In a single window of the Tellurirhabdus bombi genome:
- a CDS encoding dihydrodipicolinate synthase family protein, translating into MATTVNWEGVYPALLTPFTADDQLDLSLFKLNLQAQIDAGVQGVILGGSLGEASTITPEEKLQLLQAALDVTDGQIPVIVNIAEAVTSVAVKAAQDAEKAGADGLMLLPPMRYYSDPRETVEFFTTVAKATSLPIMIYNNPVDYKIMTSIAMFEELAKYPNIQSVKESTRDLTNIIRMRNAFGDRFKIMGGVDTLIMESVVLGADGLVGGLVDAFPEETMAVYNLTKAGQIAEAREIYQWFMPLLELDIHPKLVQYIKLAATATGIGSEYVRAPRLAVIGEERERVLNIIQTALAKRPELTSVR; encoded by the coding sequence ATGGCAACTACCGTAAATTGGGAGGGCGTCTATCCAGCTCTTCTGACTCCTTTCACCGCTGACGACCAGCTTGATCTATCACTATTTAAACTCAACTTACAGGCGCAAATAGACGCTGGCGTGCAGGGTGTAATCCTGGGCGGATCGTTGGGAGAGGCGAGTACAATTACGCCAGAAGAAAAACTTCAGTTACTGCAAGCTGCCCTTGATGTTACCGACGGACAGATTCCAGTAATCGTAAACATCGCCGAGGCCGTAACCAGCGTCGCTGTCAAAGCGGCTCAGGATGCCGAAAAAGCGGGTGCTGATGGCTTGATGTTGCTGCCTCCCATGCGGTATTACTCAGATCCGCGCGAAACCGTCGAGTTTTTCACGACGGTGGCCAAGGCAACCTCATTGCCAATCATGATTTACAACAATCCGGTGGATTACAAAATCATGACGAGCATCGCCATGTTTGAAGAATTAGCGAAGTACCCCAATATTCAATCCGTTAAAGAATCAACCCGTGATTTGACGAACATTATCCGCATGCGCAACGCGTTTGGCGATCGTTTCAAAATCATGGGCGGTGTCGATACGCTGATCATGGAATCGGTGGTTCTTGGTGCCGATGGTCTGGTGGGTGGTCTGGTCGATGCATTCCCGGAAGAAACAATGGCCGTTTACAACCTGACGAAAGCGGGACAAATTGCCGAAGCCCGGGAAATTTACCAGTGGTTTATGCCGTTATTAGAACTGGACATCCATCCTAAACTGGTGCAATACATCAAGCTGGCGGCTACGGCCACCGGAATTGGCTCAGAATACGTGCGTGCGCCGCGTCTGGCCGTCATTGGCGAAGAGCGGGAACGCGTTCTAAACATTATCCAAACTGCGCTGGCAAAGCGCCCTGAATTAACTTCTGTTCGTTAA
- a CDS encoding helix-turn-helix domain-containing protein yields MKPLLFRVPTVDDRSFRVQEDNEFHFYDRLHFHPEIQLTLILEGQGTQVVGDKIDRFRPYDMLLLGDNLPHVFRSDPEYFQPNSHLRSVSWSIFFRAETLSNSLFSLPELAPLNHLLREARHGVRLRCGGSTSLTERFESLPHLRPFEQIVSFLLVLDELASNSSREILSTMAYEQPRRPDDHQRLDQIFNYILQHYDSPITLEDVADVANLTPSAFCRFFKIHTRKTFSHLLNEVRVEHACRLLHQSGQSISQIAFACGYTNLSNFNRQFKVITGMTPKEYLKTSNL; encoded by the coding sequence ATGAAACCACTGTTGTTTCGAGTGCCGACCGTCGATGACCGCTCCTTTCGCGTCCAGGAAGATAATGAATTTCACTTTTATGACCGCCTTCATTTTCATCCTGAGATTCAGTTAACGCTTATCCTTGAAGGACAGGGAACGCAGGTTGTTGGTGACAAAATTGACCGCTTTCGCCCTTACGACATGTTGCTGTTGGGCGATAACCTTCCGCACGTCTTTCGGAGCGACCCGGAATACTTTCAGCCCAATAGCCATCTTCGTTCGGTTTCGTGGTCAATCTTTTTTCGGGCCGAGACGCTCAGCAACAGCCTTTTTAGCCTGCCCGAACTGGCTCCGCTCAACCACTTGCTTCGCGAAGCCCGCCACGGTGTTCGCCTGCGCTGCGGCGGCTCAACATCCCTGACCGAACGCTTCGAGAGTTTGCCGCACCTGCGCCCTTTCGAACAGATTGTCAGCTTTTTACTCGTGCTCGACGAGTTAGCCTCGAATTCTTCCCGCGAAATTTTGTCTACGATGGCCTACGAGCAGCCCCGCCGCCCGGACGACCACCAGCGCCTCGACCAGATTTTCAATTATATCCTGCAACATTACGATTCACCCATTACGCTCGAGGATGTAGCCGACGTTGCCAACCTGACTCCCAGCGCTTTCTGTCGCTTTTTCAAGATTCACACCCGCAAAACATTCTCGCATTTGCTGAACGAAGTTCGGGTAGAACACGCCTGTCGGCTCCTGCACCAATCCGGCCAGAGCATTAGCCAGATTGCTTTTGCCTGTGGCTATACGAACTTGTCCAACTTCAACCGGCAGTTTAAAGTCATCACGGGTATGACACCCAAAGAATACCTGAAAACGAGCAACTTATAA
- a CDS encoding DUF885 family protein: MSYLKTSAFGLLVFLAGTTSEVAAQPASISPLYLQTSEVHNLMTQYNADRGSLTRFYTVENSPERRERFKKLDNEYMQQLKSVDFDKLPVDSQVDYVLFQRTLQMDLRELDIEAAEVAKTQAWFPFAERMYALEKQRRRGIAMNGEQVAADLAKLTKEVAEAQKTVEKLEKIDPIIAQRAEGTANGLKSALKSVYEFYNGYDPMFTWWVPEPYRKLDEALGAYAALFAKKGKPAAPAKDDGSGIVGVSVGRDELIRQLEFEYISYTPEELIDIANREFAWCDRELLKATREMGFGDNWKAAQEKVKNTIVPAGKQPELILRLYNESVAFLKEKDLITIPPIAEETWRMIMMTPERQLVNPFFTGGEAISISYPTNTMSAEDKLMSMRGNNPHFSRATVHHELIAGHHLQGYMNNRYKTYRRFRTPFWTEGWSLYWEMILWDMKFPQSPEDRIGMLFWRMHRCARIIFSLNYHLGKWTPQQCIDFLVDRVGHERANAEGEVRRSFAGRYEPLYQLAYMTGGFQFYSLKKELVDSGKMTYKQFHDSIMQQNSLPVEMIRAVMTNQKLKRDYKANWRFYVPSGTASR, translated from the coding sequence ATGTCTTATTTAAAAACGTCGGCCTTTGGTCTGCTTGTCTTTTTGGCAGGAACAACGTCGGAAGTGGCGGCCCAGCCCGCTTCGATTAGCCCGCTGTATCTGCAAACCAGCGAAGTACACAACCTCATGACGCAGTACAACGCGGACCGGGGAAGCCTCACGCGTTTCTACACCGTCGAGAATTCGCCCGAACGTCGCGAACGGTTCAAGAAGCTGGACAACGAGTACATGCAGCAGTTGAAAAGCGTGGATTTCGACAAGTTGCCAGTAGACAGTCAGGTGGATTACGTGCTGTTTCAGCGGACACTCCAGATGGACTTACGCGAGTTGGATATCGAAGCGGCGGAGGTGGCCAAAACCCAAGCCTGGTTTCCCTTTGCGGAACGTATGTACGCTCTCGAAAAGCAGCGTCGGCGCGGCATTGCCATGAACGGCGAGCAGGTAGCTGCCGACCTAGCCAAGCTGACCAAAGAAGTTGCCGAGGCCCAGAAAACCGTTGAAAAGTTAGAAAAAATAGATCCGATTATTGCCCAGCGCGCCGAAGGGACCGCCAATGGACTCAAGTCGGCCTTGAAAAGTGTCTATGAATTTTACAATGGCTACGACCCAATGTTTACGTGGTGGGTGCCGGAGCCGTACCGAAAACTGGACGAAGCCTTGGGCGCTTATGCGGCGTTATTTGCAAAAAAAGGAAAGCCAGCGGCACCCGCTAAAGATGATGGCAGCGGCATTGTAGGCGTTTCAGTAGGGCGGGATGAATTAATTCGGCAGCTAGAATTCGAGTACATTTCGTATACGCCCGAAGAGCTCATCGACATTGCCAACCGCGAATTTGCCTGGTGCGACCGCGAATTGCTGAAAGCAACGCGGGAAATGGGTTTTGGCGATAACTGGAAAGCAGCTCAGGAAAAAGTCAAAAATACGATTGTCCCCGCCGGCAAGCAGCCCGAACTGATTCTGCGTTTGTACAATGAATCTGTGGCGTTTCTGAAAGAAAAAGACCTGATCACGATTCCGCCGATTGCCGAAGAAACCTGGCGGATGATTATGATGACGCCCGAGCGCCAGTTGGTCAATCCGTTCTTTACGGGTGGCGAAGCCATCAGTATTTCGTATCCGACCAACACCATGTCGGCAGAGGACAAGCTGATGAGTATGCGCGGAAATAACCCGCATTTTTCGCGGGCAACGGTGCACCACGAACTGATTGCGGGGCACCACCTGCAAGGCTACATGAACAACCGGTACAAAACCTACCGCCGCTTCCGAACCCCGTTCTGGACTGAAGGCTGGTCGTTGTATTGGGAAATGATTTTGTGGGACATGAAATTTCCCCAATCGCCCGAAGATCGGATTGGAATGCTGTTCTGGCGGATGCACCGCTGCGCGCGAATTATCTTTTCCCTGAACTATCACCTCGGCAAGTGGACGCCTCAGCAATGCATTGATTTTCTGGTGGATCGGGTAGGACACGAACGAGCCAATGCCGAAGGCGAGGTGCGTCGTTCGTTCGCGGGGCGGTACGAGCCGCTCTACCAGCTGGCGTACATGACCGGCGGGTTTCAGTTTTATTCGCTAAAAAAAGAGCTGGTTGACAGTGGAAAAATGACCTACAAGCAATTCCACGATAGCATCATGCAGCAGAATTCCCTGCCGGTAGAAATGATTCGGGCGGTGATGACGAACCAAAAACTAAAGCGCGATTACAAGGCGAACTGGCGGTTTTACGTACCGTCGGGAACGGCATCGCGTTAA
- a CDS encoding S9 family peptidase, which yields MAALLPIAEPLLAQGKLEDYQRSAALKDKLKDKIYNTPGTINWTPSSQRCWYTVQTSRGKEFVVVDPKNKTRKLAFDHEQLANKLGEATGKKIQPYSLPFTTLTFGKDDQEVEFEAEGSVWQYVLGTFAFSKKGPFRAEPTDRRYWGAGRDERSGKPVASPDSNWTAFVKNNNVYLHSRKTGEDTQLSFDGSEGDYYSGYIQWSPDSKKLITNKVRPNEKHLIYFVRSSPDDQLQPKLENREYLKPGDALPVRRPQLFLVDTKQQIPVDDALFNHQFSLSRIEWRKDSRAATFEYNQRGHQVYRILEINATNGAVRPLVDEQNKTFIDYSGKRYRYDVADGKEIIWASERDGWNHLYLYDGVTGKVKKQITKGDWVVRNVVKVDEEKRTILFAASGKNPGQDPYLIHYYKVGFDGNNLTALTTEDANHTATFSPDYQYFVDTYSRVDLPPVTVLRNTSTGAVIMDLEKADITEWNKAGWKTPEVFTAKGRDGKTDIWGVIIRPTNYDPTKKYPVIENIYAGPQGSFTPKTFLTNNRSMHELAELGFIVVQMDGMGTSNRSKAFHDVCWKNLKDAGFPDRILWMQAAAKKYPALDISRVGVYGTSAGGQSSAGALLFYPEFYKVAVSSCGCHDNRMDKMWWNEQWMGYPIGPQYAECSNVTNAHKLEGKLMLMVGEVDDNVDPASTYQVADALIKANKDFELVTLPGVGHSSGGDFGERKRRDFFVRHLLNTEPPSWTALLKETKGTISAK from the coding sequence ATGGCCGCTTTACTACCCATCGCTGAACCACTTCTGGCTCAGGGCAAGCTGGAAGATTACCAGCGGTCGGCGGCCTTGAAAGACAAGCTGAAAGACAAAATCTACAACACACCGGGAACCATAAACTGGACGCCCAGCAGCCAACGTTGCTGGTATACGGTGCAAACGAGTCGGGGGAAAGAATTTGTGGTGGTTGATCCCAAAAACAAGACCCGGAAGCTGGCTTTCGATCACGAGCAATTGGCCAATAAACTCGGTGAAGCAACAGGCAAAAAGATACAGCCGTACAGTCTGCCTTTCACGACGCTTACGTTTGGGAAAGACGACCAGGAGGTGGAGTTTGAAGCCGAAGGCTCTGTTTGGCAGTATGTGCTAGGAACGTTTGCATTTAGTAAAAAAGGACCCTTCCGGGCGGAGCCAACCGACCGGCGTTATTGGGGCGCGGGCCGGGATGAACGCAGTGGCAAACCCGTCGCTTCGCCCGATAGCAACTGGACGGCTTTCGTGAAAAACAACAACGTTTACCTGCATTCGCGGAAGACGGGCGAAGACACGCAACTTAGTTTTGATGGCTCTGAAGGGGATTATTATTCGGGTTATATCCAATGGTCGCCCGATTCTAAAAAGTTAATTACCAACAAAGTTCGTCCCAACGAAAAACACCTGATTTACTTTGTTCGCTCGTCGCCGGATGATCAGTTGCAACCTAAACTGGAAAATAGAGAGTATCTGAAACCCGGTGATGCCCTGCCCGTTCGTCGCCCGCAGCTCTTTCTGGTGGATACGAAGCAGCAGATTCCGGTAGACGATGCGTTGTTTAATCACCAGTTTAGCCTGTCGCGCATCGAGTGGCGGAAAGACAGCCGCGCGGCCACCTTTGAATACAACCAGCGGGGTCATCAGGTTTACCGGATTCTGGAAATAAACGCCACCAACGGGGCGGTGCGGCCACTGGTCGATGAGCAGAACAAAACCTTCATCGACTACAGCGGAAAGCGCTACCGTTACGACGTGGCCGACGGGAAAGAAATCATCTGGGCCTCGGAGCGGGACGGCTGGAATCACCTGTATCTGTACGATGGTGTAACCGGAAAAGTTAAAAAGCAAATTACTAAAGGCGACTGGGTTGTTCGGAATGTGGTGAAGGTGGACGAAGAAAAACGGACCATTCTCTTTGCCGCCAGTGGTAAAAATCCCGGACAGGACCCCTATTTGATTCACTATTACAAAGTCGGCTTTGATGGCAACAACTTAACGGCGCTCACTACGGAAGACGCCAACCACACCGCTACGTTTTCGCCCGATTATCAGTACTTTGTCGATACCTACTCCCGCGTTGATCTGCCGCCGGTAACGGTGCTGCGCAATACGTCAACGGGCGCGGTGATCATGGACCTGGAAAAAGCCGACATTACGGAATGGAACAAAGCAGGCTGGAAAACGCCCGAAGTGTTTACGGCCAAAGGGCGCGATGGAAAAACGGATATTTGGGGCGTTATCATTCGCCCGACCAATTACGATCCGACTAAAAAATACCCGGTTATTGAAAATATCTACGCAGGTCCGCAAGGCTCATTTACGCCTAAAACGTTCCTGACGAACAACCGTTCTATGCACGAACTGGCCGAACTGGGCTTTATTGTGGTGCAAATGGATGGTATGGGTACTTCGAACCGCTCGAAGGCGTTCCACGATGTCTGCTGGAAAAACCTGAAAGACGCGGGCTTCCCCGACCGGATTCTGTGGATGCAGGCGGCGGCCAAAAAATACCCTGCGCTGGATATTAGCCGGGTGGGCGTTTACGGTACCTCGGCGGGTGGACAAAGCTCGGCGGGCGCGCTGCTTTTTTACCCGGAATTCTACAAAGTGGCCGTGTCATCCTGTGGTTGCCACGACAACCGCATGGACAAAATGTGGTGGAACGAGCAATGGATGGGCTATCCGATTGGACCGCAGTACGCCGAATGTTCTAACGTAACCAATGCGCACAAACTGGAAGGCAAGCTCATGCTGATGGTGGGCGAGGTTGACGATAACGTGGACCCGGCTTCGACCTATCAGGTGGCGGATGCGTTGATCAAGGCCAACAAAGATTTTGAACTGGTGACGTTGCCCGGCGTTGGGCATTCGTCTGGTGGCGATTTCGGCGAACGCAAGCGGCGGGATTTCTTTGTCCGTCATTTGCTCAATACCGAGCCGCCGTCCTGGACCGCGCTGCTCAAAGAAACAAAAGGAACGATCAGCGCCAAATAA
- a CDS encoding RagB/SusD family nutrient uptake outer membrane protein, protein MKTIIKPYIFAATLSVAALVSSCTDLGEEVFSEVVESNFLPTANDLPSVIAPVYSNLRPMMAGWQGYFDVQEEPADIIVTPARPNGWYDGGTYQRMHRHEWTSLQSQPNVLWGNCYTGINTVNRVIFQIESGNIPVTVGKEAILAELKVARAFYYSILLDNHGNVPIVTDFKATELPKQSSRKEVYDFVIKEVTENMGLLSENVDKTTYGRFNKWAAGAILARTYLNAEVYVGTPEWDKCIAACNAIINKGVYVLEPKYRDIFKTANEASKELIFAVPYDEILAAENTIHMKTLDPSHQRVLSMIAQPWGGNCAVPQFIDTYDAADTRLKDTWIAGKQYDPAGALVIDYVNFVQGIEKTEKNEGYRIGKYEIKQGARSALGNDFPIFRYADILMMKAECLLRKGQADEAAKLVTQVRQRAFETTTPAKAAVTGADLTKGSVYKYGYVQAGKVTEPQGGDDIKYGRFLDELGWEFAAEAHRRMDLIRFGVFDTKTWFQHRPNGSFRKLFPIPDAEMNKNSNLKQNTGY, encoded by the coding sequence ATGAAAACAATCATTAAACCCTATATTTTCGCGGCTACGTTGAGTGTCGCAGCATTGGTAAGTTCCTGTACGGATTTGGGCGAAGAAGTGTTTTCCGAGGTAGTTGAGTCAAACTTCCTTCCGACAGCGAACGACTTGCCATCGGTTATTGCGCCGGTTTATTCAAATTTACGGCCCATGATGGCGGGCTGGCAGGGCTATTTTGACGTGCAGGAAGAACCGGCGGATATCATTGTAACCCCTGCCCGGCCCAACGGCTGGTACGATGGCGGAACCTACCAGCGGATGCACCGCCACGAGTGGACCTCCCTGCAAAGCCAGCCGAATGTCCTTTGGGGGAATTGCTATACCGGCATCAATACCGTTAACCGGGTTATCTTTCAGATTGAATCCGGCAATATTCCGGTGACGGTTGGCAAAGAAGCGATCCTGGCTGAGCTGAAAGTGGCCCGGGCTTTCTATTACTCCATCCTGCTCGACAACCACGGAAATGTTCCGATTGTCACCGACTTCAAAGCGACGGAGTTACCCAAGCAGAGCAGCCGGAAAGAAGTGTATGATTTCGTGATCAAGGAGGTGACCGAAAACATGGGTCTGCTCAGCGAAAACGTTGATAAAACGACTTATGGCCGGTTCAACAAGTGGGCGGCGGGAGCCATACTAGCCCGTACCTATCTCAATGCCGAGGTATACGTAGGAACGCCGGAATGGGACAAATGCATCGCCGCCTGCAACGCCATCATCAACAAAGGCGTTTATGTCCTTGAACCCAAATACCGGGACATCTTCAAAACAGCTAATGAGGCTTCTAAAGAACTAATCTTTGCGGTTCCTTACGACGAAATTCTCGCGGCAGAAAACACAATTCACATGAAAACGCTGGACCCTAGCCACCAGCGCGTACTGAGCATGATTGCGCAACCGTGGGGCGGAAATTGCGCCGTGCCGCAGTTTATCGATACATACGATGCGGCAGATACGCGCCTGAAAGATACCTGGATTGCCGGGAAGCAATATGACCCCGCCGGTGCTCTGGTGATCGACTACGTTAATTTTGTGCAGGGAATTGAGAAAACGGAGAAAAACGAAGGTTACCGCATCGGAAAATACGAAATCAAGCAAGGGGCCAGAAGTGCTCTCGGCAACGATTTTCCAATTTTCCGGTATGCCGATATTTTGATGATGAAAGCCGAATGTCTGTTGCGCAAAGGACAGGCCGACGAGGCCGCCAAACTGGTGACGCAGGTTCGGCAGCGGGCTTTCGAAACGACGACTCCGGCTAAAGCAGCAGTAACGGGCGCTGATTTAACCAAAGGCAGCGTTTATAAGTACGGCTATGTGCAGGCCGGGAAAGTAACGGAGCCACAAGGCGGGGATGACATTAAATACGGTCGTTTTCTGGATGAACTGGGCTGGGAGTTTGCTGCCGAAGCGCACCGTCGGATGGATCTGATCCGGTTCGGGGTGTTTGATACCAAAACCTGGTTCCAGCACCGACCTAATGGTAGCTTCCGCAAGTTGTTCCCCATTCCGGATGCGGAGATGAATAAAAATTCAAACCTAAAGCAAAATACAGGTTATTAA
- a CDS encoding SusC/RagA family TonB-linked outer membrane protein: MRKLLRKHLFGKQVCLIAGLLMVDTCLPGHLNSVIAKPIRSDVRVSGKVTSDDGEALPGVSIIIKGTTTGTVTGSDGSYQLSVPDGGVLKFSFIGYTTQEITVGRQTLVNVVLARDQKQLDEVVVVGYGTQRRGDVTSSIASVKSEDFIKGFARDPAQLIQGKVAGLSISTPSGNPTANTQISLRGITSLKGSTTPLILIDGIPGNLNTVAPEDIESIDILKDGSAAAIYGTRGTNGVILITTKKNRGASRSTIDYNGYLSVQSIARRPEFLTGDDYRRLIGEGVNFVNYGGSTDWFKEITRTPVSHVHNLTFQGGNSTTNFTASLNYRDLQGIFLKSDNKQVTGRVDVNHSMFDGRLRANLSAISRSRNYWTGGDGSSFNNYVYRQAVIRNPTDSVRNARGWIERDGYFYDNPVAYINESSGENKDRELRLNGSLTWSPIDNLNIKLLVSGNKFTQIRGYAESKRHVSTVKNGRNGYASRGTDAWNDNLTEFTTDYSKTFGNHRISALGGYSYQDYDVESFYMQNWDFPTDLYSYNRMQSGNALSRGEAVMNSGKSSWKLIGFFGRVNYNWANKYMLMASVRREGSSKFGANHKWGWFPAISAGWRINQEEFMKGVTLFNDLKLRGGFGITGVIPDNSYQSLTSLNYGSRFLSNGVWIQGLSPVRNPNPDLRWERKEEFNVGLDFALLDSRISGSIDVYQRTTKDALWDYQVPVPPYLFNSIQANVGVIQNKGFEALVNIVPFKNSAIQWNTNVTYSTNSNRLVSLSNDQFRTTNNFFLTGGTGEPVQESTHRVEIGGPIGNFFGYKVVDIDADGRWLVESAKGEIIPIKNAKPDDKKILGNGLPKHILAWNNSVQYKSFDLNVTMRGAFGFQILNFQRMFYENPKVVQYNMLKSAFDPVFGKTRLNNDLAYVDYYVENGDYWKIDNVTLGYTPKIAKTKWLRGARFYVSGLNLLTITGYKGIDPEGVNRSGLSPGNDERDKYPTTRTFTAGVNLGF; this comes from the coding sequence ATGAGAAAACTACTACGAAAGCACCTGTTCGGCAAGCAAGTTTGCCTGATCGCAGGCTTGCTAATGGTGGATACGTGTTTACCTGGGCACTTAAACAGCGTAATTGCAAAACCCATCCGGTCCGATGTGCGGGTAAGCGGAAAAGTAACCTCCGATGATGGCGAAGCTTTGCCAGGTGTGAGCATTATCATTAAAGGCACAACTACCGGAACGGTAACCGGCAGCGACGGCTCTTACCAATTGTCGGTGCCCGACGGCGGTGTGCTGAAATTTAGCTTTATTGGGTATACAACGCAGGAAATCACCGTTGGCCGTCAGACACTTGTGAATGTGGTGCTGGCCCGTGACCAGAAGCAGCTGGACGAAGTCGTAGTAGTTGGATACGGTACACAACGGCGGGGCGACGTAACCAGCTCCATTGCCAGCGTTAAATCCGAAGACTTTATCAAAGGCTTCGCCCGCGACCCGGCTCAGCTCATTCAGGGTAAAGTGGCGGGGCTATCCATTTCGACGCCCAGCGGTAACCCAACGGCCAATACCCAAATCAGTTTGCGCGGCATTACTTCCCTAAAAGGCTCGACCACACCGCTGATTCTGATCGATGGTATTCCCGGTAACCTCAACACCGTTGCGCCTGAAGATATTGAATCCATTGATATTCTGAAAGATGGGTCGGCAGCAGCCATTTACGGAACGCGGGGAACAAACGGGGTTATTCTGATTACCACGAAAAAGAATCGCGGCGCTTCCCGGTCAACCATTGACTACAATGGGTATCTGAGCGTACAAAGCATTGCCCGCCGACCTGAATTCCTGACGGGTGACGATTACCGCCGCCTGATCGGTGAAGGCGTTAATTTCGTAAACTACGGAGGGTCAACCGACTGGTTCAAGGAAATTACCCGGACGCCGGTTAGCCATGTGCATAACCTGACCTTCCAGGGTGGCAATTCAACAACGAATTTTACGGCTTCGCTCAACTACCGCGATTTGCAGGGAATTTTCCTGAAGTCAGATAACAAGCAGGTAACGGGTCGCGTCGATGTAAACCACTCCATGTTCGACGGTCGGTTGCGGGCTAACCTGAGCGCCATCAGCCGATCGCGAAACTACTGGACAGGCGGCGACGGCAGCAGTTTTAATAACTACGTATATAGACAAGCGGTAATTCGTAATCCAACGGATAGCGTGCGAAATGCACGGGGCTGGATTGAGCGCGATGGTTATTTTTACGACAATCCGGTGGCCTATATCAATGAGTCTTCGGGGGAGAACAAAGACCGCGAATTGCGTTTAAACGGAAGCCTGACCTGGTCGCCGATTGATAACCTGAACATCAAACTACTCGTTTCGGGCAACAAATTCACGCAAATCAGAGGGTACGCCGAATCGAAGCGGCACGTATCGACGGTAAAAAATGGCCGTAATGGCTACGCCTCACGCGGCACGGATGCCTGGAACGACAACCTGACGGAATTTACAACAGACTATTCCAAAACCTTTGGTAATCACCGAATTTCGGCCCTTGGCGGGTATAGCTACCAGGATTATGACGTGGAAAGCTTCTACATGCAAAACTGGGATTTTCCGACGGATTTGTACTCGTATAACCGGATGCAAAGCGGCAATGCGCTGTCCAGAGGGGAAGCGGTGATGAACAGCGGCAAAAGCTCCTGGAAACTGATCGGTTTCTTCGGTCGGGTCAATTACAACTGGGCCAATAAGTACATGCTGATGGCCAGCGTACGACGCGAAGGCTCTTCGAAATTCGGGGCAAACCACAAATGGGGCTGGTTCCCGGCCATATCGGCGGGCTGGCGCATCAACCAGGAAGAGTTTATGAAAGGGGTAACGCTGTTCAACGATTTGAAACTGCGGGGTGGTTTCGGGATAACGGGTGTCATTCCTGACAACTCGTACCAGTCGCTGACGAGCCTTAACTACGGCTCACGTTTCCTGTCGAATGGCGTCTGGATTCAGGGTCTATCACCCGTGCGGAACCCCAATCCGGATCTGCGCTGGGAGCGGAAAGAAGAGTTTAACGTCGGTCTTGATTTTGCGTTGCTCGACAGCCGGATCAGCGGTAGCATCGATGTATACCAACGCACCACCAAAGATGCACTTTGGGACTACCAGGTTCCCGTACCGCCTTATCTGTTCAACTCCATCCAGGCCAACGTGGGTGTGATTCAGAACAAAGGATTTGAGGCTTTGGTAAACATCGTACCGTTCAAAAATAGCGCCATACAGTGGAATACAAACGTAACGTACTCCACAAACAGCAACCGGCTGGTATCGCTCTCGAACGACCAGTTCAGAACAACCAACAACTTCTTCCTGACGGGTGGGACAGGCGAGCCCGTGCAGGAATCGACCCACCGCGTGGAGATTGGCGGACCTATCGGTAATTTCTTTGGGTATAAAGTGGTAGACATCGACGCGGATGGCCGCTGGCTGGTTGAAAGTGCCAAAGGCGAAATTATTCCGATTAAAAATGCCAAACCCGACGACAAGAAAATTCTGGGAAATGGCTTGCCAAAGCACATTCTGGCCTGGAACAACTCGGTTCAGTATAAGAGCTTCGATTTGAACGTGACGATGCGGGGCGCTTTTGGCTTCCAGATTCTGAACTTCCAACGCATGTTCTACGAAAACCCGAAAGTGGTGCAATACAACATGCTCAAATCGGCTTTCGATCCTGTCTTCGGCAAAACCCGCCTGAACAATGACTTGGCGTACGTGGACTACTACGTTGAGAATGGCGATTACTGGAAAATTGACAACGTGACGCTGGGCTACACACCAAAAATAGCCAAAACGAAATGGTTGCGCGGTGCTCGCTTTTACGTATCTGGATTGAACTTGCTGACCATAACGGGTTACAAAGGTATTGACCCCGAAGGAGTTAACCGCTCAGGTTTGAGTCCGGGTAATGACGAACGCGATAAATACCCGACAACCCGTACGTTCACGGCGGGGGTTAATCTCGGTTTCTAA